One window of the Leptotrichia massiliensis genome contains the following:
- a CDS encoding endonuclease/exonuclease/phosphatase family protein has product MKNRTVKRIIFVFLIFGIFSCFKKGQISEEIDINKHENTILVASFNALRLGEKQKDYRTFAQILAKFDLIGLEEVMNEKGVKKTQAYLEKLTSEKWDYIISENSVGSENYREYFAFIYRKSKFSEARGLGFYKEKDENEFMREPYGAYFKAGNFDFVYIIAHSVFGDKEKQRLLEAANYVNVYEYFSKLTDEDDIIIAGDFNTPADNMAFKNMADKYNVKYILNPEENLTTLSDSKLVSSYDNFFINFEKTKEFIGNFGVYNFIKNNNYAIIKKYVSDHLLIFSEYSTLEDLD; this is encoded by the coding sequence ATGAAAAATAGAACAGTAAAAAGGATAATTTTTGTATTTTTAATTTTTGGAATATTTTCTTGTTTTAAAAAGGGGCAGATAAGTGAGGAAATTGATATAAATAAGCATGAAAATACGATTTTGGTAGCATCATTTAATGCATTACGGCTTGGAGAGAAACAAAAAGATTATCGGACATTTGCACAGATTTTGGCAAAGTTTGATTTAATCGGGCTGGAAGAGGTTATGAATGAGAAGGGAGTTAAAAAAACGCAAGCATATTTGGAAAAGCTGACTAGTGAGAAGTGGGATTATATTATTTCGGAAAATTCTGTAGGAAGTGAAAACTATCGTGAATATTTTGCATTTATTTATAGGAAAAGCAAATTTTCTGAGGCAAGAGGGCTTGGATTTTATAAGGAAAAGGATGAGAATGAGTTTATGAGAGAGCCGTATGGTGCTTATTTTAAGGCTGGAAACTTTGATTTTGTATATATCATTGCACATTCGGTTTTTGGTGATAAGGAAAAGCAGAGACTGCTTGAGGCGGCAAATTATGTAAATGTTTATGAATATTTTTCTAAATTGACAGATGAGGATGATATAATTATCGCTGGGGATTTTAATACGCCTGCTGACAATATGGCTTTTAAAAATATGGCTGATAAATATAACGTCAAGTATATTTTAAATCCTGAAGAAAATTTGACCACACTTTCGGATAGTAAACTTGTAAGTTCTTATGATAATTTTTTCATAAATTTTGAAAAAACAAAAGAATTTATTGGAAATTTTGGAGTTTATAACTTTATAAAAAATAATAACTATGCTATAATAAAGAAATATGTGTCAGATCATTTGTTGATATTTTCAGAATATTCAACATTGGAGGATTTAGATTAA
- a CDS encoding phospholipase D family protein, producing MNSRRKKYLLIGILTAFTISCSTIKTPPLGVNYEGPLRDSDNVEFHYDLTYLDKDGNIRYDRKIWEATYKVVDEAKDYLIVEMFLFNDIYNKDKEHFPEFAKEYTRRLIKKKMENPDLKVYVLSDENNNLYGAFEHPFITDMKNAGIDVIMVDIFKLKDTFPWYSPIWRTLIAPHGNPQGKGWIGNFYGPMWPKLTLRNLLRALNVKADHRKIFLNEENVVVSSANIHDPSYFHENVAISANGEITKDVLHGLQLVAEFSDGKIDVTEKQENKINNRQIGNLTDSQISETNNFSESETEKQVKEIENKKKEFVEEETRRFEQTRELPEKSQNSENENQKNGDTITRFDDENNKYQLQFVTEAKIGEHLDKDIDGARAGDEILMGMYFLADKGVVDRLIKAANRGVKVRIIFDRSRDAFGMSTNGLPNKPVSKKLKKKTKNKIEVKWYFTNNEQYHTKITLIKKTDGNVIIHTGSANLIKKNIRGYIMDANFRILTNKNSKLTKDIYTYFDRLWENKYGLFTINFDDEPTTKASTDFMYKILDATQLGSF from the coding sequence ATGAATTCAAGAAGAAAAAAGTATTTACTAATTGGTATTTTAACAGCCTTTACAATTTCATGTTCTACAATAAAAACTCCTCCACTTGGAGTAAATTATGAAGGTCCATTGCGAGATAGTGATAATGTTGAGTTTCATTATGATTTGACTTATCTAGATAAGGATGGGAATATTAGGTATGACAGGAAGATTTGGGAGGCGACTTATAAGGTTGTGGATGAGGCTAAGGATTATCTGATTGTAGAGATGTTTTTGTTTAATGATATTTATAATAAGGATAAGGAGCATTTTCCAGAGTTTGCTAAGGAATATACGAGAAGGCTTATTAAAAAGAAGATGGAAAATCCTGATTTGAAGGTATATGTACTTTCAGATGAGAATAATAATTTGTATGGGGCTTTTGAGCATCCGTTTATTACGGATATGAAAAATGCTGGGATTGATGTTATAATGGTGGATATTTTTAAGTTGAAAGACACGTTTCCTTGGTACTCGCCAATATGGAGAACATTGATTGCACCTCATGGGAATCCGCAGGGGAAAGGATGGATTGGGAACTTTTACGGGCCTATGTGGCCTAAATTGACTTTGAGGAATTTGTTGAGGGCATTGAATGTAAAGGCGGATCACAGAAAAATATTTTTAAATGAGGAAAATGTTGTAGTTTCAAGTGCTAATATTCACGATCCTAGCTATTTTCATGAAAACGTAGCAATATCGGCTAATGGAGAAATTACAAAGGATGTTTTGCACGGATTACAGCTTGTGGCTGAATTTTCAGATGGGAAAATCGATGTAACTGAGAAGCAGGAGAATAAAATAAATAACAGACAAATTGGAAATTTAACAGATAGTCAGATAAGTGAGACAAATAATTTTTCTGAAAGTGAAACTGAAAAGCAAGTTAAAGAAATTGAAAATAAGAAAAAAGAATTTGTGGAAGAGGAAACAAGAAGATTTGAACAAACTAGAGAACTTCCTGAAAAAAGTCAAAATTCTGAAAATGAAAATCAGAAAAATGGAGATACAATTACCAGATTTGATGATGAAAATAATAAATATCAATTGCAGTTTGTGACAGAGGCAAAAATTGGGGAACATTTGGACAAAGATATTGATGGTGCGAGAGCTGGAGATGAAATACTTATGGGAATGTATTTTCTTGCTGACAAGGGAGTCGTTGACAGGCTTATAAAGGCTGCAAACCGTGGAGTGAAAGTTCGGATTATTTTTGACAGGAGCAGGGATGCCTTTGGAATGAGTACAAATGGGCTACCTAACAAACCTGTTTCTAAGAAATTGAAGAAAAAAACTAAAAATAAAATAGAAGTGAAATGGTATTTTACGAATAATGAGCAATATCACACAAAGATAACACTAATCAAAAAAACAGATGGCAATGTTATAATACACACAGGTTCGGCTAATTTAATCAAAAAAAATATACGTGGTTATATAATGGATGCTAATTTTAGAATTTTGACAAATAAAAATTCCAAGTTAACAAAGGATATTTATACATATTTTGATAGATTATGGGAAAATAAGTATGGCTTATTTACTATAAACTTTGATGATGAGCCAACTACTAAGGCGAGCACAGATTTTATGTATAAGATATTGGATGCAACACAATTAGGATCCTTTTAG
- a CDS encoding GyrI-like domain-containing protein, translating to MKYEVVEIKEKTLVGFKTRVKDDETMSEKISNLWEKLYSEKGAKNIKNRTNNNAIGVYYNYSNENGFEYDCLTGCEVKNKIDEIPEDMTSLEIPEGKYARFVIFGDPVKAVGEFWYKFWEEFGKEKADIRNYTYDFEEYIAGNDYENMEIHIYISIK from the coding sequence ATGAAATATGAAGTAGTAGAAATTAAAGAAAAAACTCTTGTTGGATTTAAAACACGAGTGAAAGATGATGAAACAATGTCTGAAAAAATTTCAAATTTATGGGAAAAACTGTATTCTGAAAAAGGTGCCAAAAATATAAAGAACAGAACAAATAACAATGCTATTGGAGTCTATTATAATTACAGTAATGAAAATGGCTTTGAGTACGACTGTCTTACAGGCTGTGAAGTGAAAAATAAAATTGATGAAATTCCTGAAGATATGACAAGTCTAGAAATTCCAGAAGGAAAATATGCAAGATTTGTGATTTTTGGTGATCCTGTAAAGGCTGTTGGAGAATTTTGGTATAAATTTTGGGAAGAATTTGGGAAAGAAAAAGCTGATATAAGAAACTATACCTATGATTTTGAAGAATATATAGCAGGTAATGATTATGAAAATATGGAAATTCACATTTATATCAGCATAAAATAA
- a CDS encoding GyrI-like domain-containing protein — MAFDFKKEFKKFYRPSEKPEIIEIPKMNFIAVRGKGNPNEKDGEYQKAVEMLYGVAYTLKMSYKTEYKIEGFFEYVVPPLEGLWWQENVKHENYLLNKELFNWISLIRIPDFIKKEDVEWAIKYATEKKKKDFSKVEFFSYNEGLCVQCMHTGSYNDEPETIQRMNEFAQNNGYNIELTEKRYHHEIYLSDPRKADINKLKTVIRQPVKE; from the coding sequence ATGGCATTTGATTTTAAGAAGGAATTTAAAAAATTTTATAGACCGTCAGAAAAACCTGAAATTATAGAAATCCCTAAAATGAATTTTATAGCAGTGCGAGGAAAAGGAAATCCCAACGAAAAAGATGGCGAGTATCAGAAAGCAGTTGAAATGCTATATGGAGTTGCCTACACTCTTAAGATGAGCTATAAAACAGAATACAAAATTGAAGGATTTTTTGAATATGTTGTTCCGCCACTAGAAGGACTTTGGTGGCAGGAAAATGTAAAGCATGAAAATTATCTGCTAAACAAGGAATTATTTAACTGGATTTCTTTAATTAGAATACCTGATTTTATTAAAAAGGAAGATGTGGAATGGGCTATAAAGTATGCTACTGAAAAAAAGAAAAAGGATTTTTCAAAAGTTGAATTTTTCAGCTATAACGAAGGACTTTGTGTACAATGTATGCATACAGGAAGCTACAATGATGAACCTGAAACTATCCAAAGAATGAATGAATTTGCACAAAATAATGGATATAATATAGAATTAACAGAAAAAAGATATCATCATGAAATTTATTTAAGTGATCCAAGAAAGGCAGATATAAATAAATTGAAGACTGTAATAAGACAGCCTGTTAAAGAATAG
- a CDS encoding ClbS/DfsB family four-helix bundle protein — protein sequence MQGYLSKKELIDEINKRAVLFINEFSEITDENKDTFVDEVDKSPVQMIAYQLGWMNLILLWEEKNKNDETVITPSENYKWNNLGRLYKSFYKKYENYSIKKLIAEFNITVKKITDLIEIYTEKELFEQNQRQWASSTPSNWPIWKWIHINTVAPFKTFRTKIRKWKKLKI from the coding sequence ATGCAAGGATATTTAAGTAAAAAAGAATTGATAGATGAAATAAATAAAAGAGCTGTATTATTTATTAATGAATTTTCAGAAATTACTGATGAAAATAAAGATACTTTTGTAGATGAAGTTGACAAAAGTCCTGTTCAAATGATTGCTTACCAGCTGGGATGGATGAATTTAATACTTTTATGGGAAGAGAAAAATAAAAATGACGAAACAGTTATTACTCCTTCAGAAAATTACAAATGGAATAATTTAGGTAGGCTTTATAAATCATTTTATAAAAAGTATGAAAATTATTCAATAAAAAAATTAATTGCAGAATTTAATATAACCGTAAAAAAAATAACTGATTTAATTGAAATTTACACAGAAAAGGAGTTATTTGAGCAAAATCAACGACAATGGGCTTCTTCCACACCAAGCAACTGGCCAATCTGGAAATGGATTCATATAAATACAGTCGCTCCTTTTAAAACTTTCAGAACAAAAATAAGAAAATGGAAAAAATTAAAAATTTGA
- the metK gene encoding methionine adenosyltransferase — MAKKIYFTSEFVSPGHPDKICDQISDSILDACLADDESSRVACETFATTGLVVVGGEITTKTYVDVQKIVRDKIYEIGYRPGMGFDSDCGVLNTIHSQSPDISMGVDTGGAGDQGIMFGGAVNETEELMPLALVLSRGIIQKLTEITRNGTLAWARPDAKSQVTLAYDENGKLLNVDTVVLSVQHNEDVTNEQIEKDLKELVIKPVLEKYNLNIENVRKFHINPTGRFVIGGPHGDSGLTGRKIIIDTYGGYFRHGGGAFSGKDPSKVDRSAAYAARWIAKNIVAAGFATKCEVQLSYAIGVVEPVSIRVETFGTGTVEETRIEEAVAKLFDLTPNGIQKSLNLRKPSFRYQDLAAFGHIGRTDIDLPWEKLDKVEGLKEELGK, encoded by the coding sequence ATGGCAAAAAAAATTTATTTTACATCGGAATTTGTATCACCAGGACATCCAGATAAAATTTGTGATCAAATTTCAGATTCAATATTAGATGCTTGTCTTGCAGATGATGAAAGTTCAAGAGTGGCATGTGAAACTTTTGCAACTACTGGACTTGTAGTTGTTGGAGGAGAGATTACAACTAAGACTTATGTGGATGTGCAGAAGATTGTTAGAGATAAAATCTATGAAATTGGATACCGTCCAGGAATGGGATTTGATTCTGATTGCGGTGTGTTAAATACTATTCATTCTCAGTCGCCTGACATTTCGATGGGAGTCGATACAGGTGGAGCTGGAGATCAGGGGATTATGTTTGGAGGAGCAGTTAATGAAACTGAAGAATTAATGCCTTTGGCACTTGTGTTATCACGTGGTATTATACAAAAATTAACTGAAATTACAAGAAATGGAACACTAGCCTGGGCAAGACCAGACGCAAAATCTCAAGTTACATTGGCGTATGATGAAAATGGAAAATTATTGAATGTTGACACAGTTGTACTTTCTGTACAGCATAACGAAGATGTTACAAATGAACAAATTGAAAAGGATTTGAAAGAGCTTGTGATAAAACCTGTGTTGGAAAAATATAACTTGAATATTGAAAATGTGAGAAAATTTCATATTAATCCAACTGGAAGATTTGTAATAGGAGGGCCTCACGGAGATTCTGGACTTACTGGAAGAAAAATTATAATTGATACTTATGGTGGATACTTTAGACATGGTGGAGGAGCATTTTCTGGAAAAGACCCATCGAAAGTTGACAGATCGGCAGCTTATGCAGCAAGATGGATTGCCAAAAATATTGTTGCGGCAGGTTTTGCTACAAAATGTGAAGTTCAGTTATCTTATGCGATAGGTGTCGTTGAACCTGTGTCAATTCGTGTAGAGACATTTGGAACTGGAACAGTTGAAGAAACAAGAATTGAAGAGGCTGTTGCAAAATTATTTGACTTAACACCAAATGGAATTCAAAAATCATTAAACTTGAGAAAACCATCATTTAGATACCAAGATTTAGCGGCATTTGGACATATTGGAAGAACTGATATTGATTTACCTTGGGAAAAGCTAGATAAAGTTGAAGGATTGAAAGAAGAATTGGGAAAATAA
- a CDS encoding DJ-1/PfpI family protein has product MTQNYSVSYASTDKDVKVSMGNLKMLPDMTLEEITEDNTDGLILIGGKTWRNQNFETNYIIIELVKKFKNNPNKVVGAICDAAYFLATNGLLNDCKHTVNNLAEIKDNENYTNSENFVKAESVIDGKMVTARGDSPVHFAKDVMKALGNIPEKNINFFFDMYTIGFEKAFEKYSDE; this is encoded by the coding sequence ATAACTCAAAATTATTCAGTAAGTTATGCTTCAACTGATAAAGATGTTAAAGTATCAATGGGTAATTTAAAAATGCTGCCTGATATGACATTAGAAGAAATCACAGAAGACAATACTGACGGATTGATTTTAATTGGAGGAAAAACTTGGAGAAACCAGAACTTTGAAACAAACTACATAATTATTGAACTTGTTAAAAAATTTAAAAATAATCCAAATAAAGTTGTTGGGGCAATTTGTGATGCTGCTTATTTCCTTGCAACTAATGGACTCCTAAATGATTGCAAACATACTGTAAACAATCTTGCTGAAATAAAGGATAATGAAAATTATACAAATTCTGAAAATTTTGTGAAAGCAGAATCAGTAATTGATGGAAAGATGGTAACTGCAAGAGGTGACAGTCCTGTTCATTTTGCAAAAGATGTGATGAAAGCGTTAGGCAATATTCCTGAAAAAAATATAAATTTCTTTTTTGATATGTATACAATTGGATTTGAAAAGGCTTTTGAAAAATATTCCGATGAATAA
- a CDS encoding VOC family protein, with product MLNSFYPVILSNNIEVTGNFIKKYFNFKETFVSDWYISLKHENNFEIAIIDKNHETIPEVFRQQSKGIILNFEVEDVDKIYERISEDKNMNILLEIQNEEWGQRHFIFEGPDNLLIDVIQIIEPTEEFLKQYK from the coding sequence ATGTTAAATAGTTTTTATCCTGTAATTTTAAGTAATAACATAGAGGTGACAGGAAATTTTATAAAAAAGTATTTTAATTTTAAAGAAACATTTGTCAGCGATTGGTATATAAGTTTGAAACATGAGAATAACTTTGAGATAGCAATTATAGATAAAAATCATGAAACAATTCCAGAAGTGTTCAGGCAACAATCCAAAGGAATTATATTAAATTTTGAAGTTGAAGATGTTGATAAAATATATGAAAGGATTTCAGAAGATAAAAATATGAACATATTGCTAGAAATACAAAATGAGGAATGGGGACAGAGGCATTTTATTTTTGAAGGTCCTGATAATCTTCTGATAGATGTTATACAGATTATAGAACCAACTGAAGAATTTTTAAAGCAATACAAATAA
- a CDS encoding MATE family efflux transporter encodes MKEKALNRKLVYKKVINIGLPVAIENMIYALMNFVDMFMVGKEIVALGLGTVAVAGLGFANQMFMIFMTSLFGMNSGGGILAAQYFGNKDYKNLKKCLGITIIVGFLFSLLFLFAGLFTPKLVISVFTNDKKVIEIGASYLQIVAWTYPLVGVGFAFNMQLRAIGKTKYSFYSSVIGLLINVAINYMLIFGHFGFPAMGVRGAAVATVIARIISTFYIIYIIYKLKLPIAGKMNELFDLSMEFFVKVMKISLPVFIHEILWVLGASMYVMIFGRMGTNFAAAVQVVKSISSLVLTLLFGLSSATSAIIGNEIGAGREENAYDYSIILLKVAVILGIIIGAIVFIFSPFILQHVNEKSYPLAKEVVKAEVFVIFVKAISLQLLVGILRSGGDTLWTMFVDLIPLWFVAIPITYFFGLHLGFPVVIVYLLSCSDEVIKIFPCVWRLKSKKWINNLVN; translated from the coding sequence ATGAAAGAAAAAGCATTAAATAGAAAATTGGTTTATAAAAAGGTTATTAATATTGGATTACCTGTGGCAATTGAAAATATGATTTACGCACTTATGAACTTTGTTGATATGTTTATGGTGGGGAAAGAGATTGTGGCGCTTGGGCTGGGGACAGTTGCTGTTGCAGGATTGGGGTTTGCAAATCAGATGTTTATGATTTTTATGACTTCACTTTTTGGGATGAATAGTGGCGGTGGAATTTTGGCGGCTCAGTATTTTGGGAACAAGGATTACAAAAATCTGAAAAAATGTCTTGGGATAACGATAATTGTTGGATTTTTATTTTCGCTGCTATTTCTTTTCGCAGGATTGTTTACCCCAAAACTTGTAATTTCAGTATTCACAAATGATAAAAAAGTTATAGAAATAGGGGCTTCGTATTTACAAATTGTAGCGTGGACTTATCCACTTGTGGGAGTTGGTTTTGCCTTTAATATGCAGCTTCGTGCAATAGGGAAAACCAAATATTCATTTTACTCAAGTGTAATAGGGCTTTTGATAAATGTAGCCATAAACTATATGTTGATTTTTGGACATTTTGGATTTCCTGCGATGGGAGTACGTGGTGCTGCAGTTGCAACAGTTATTGCGAGAATTATAAGTACTTTTTATATAATTTATATAATTTACAAGTTAAAATTGCCAATTGCAGGGAAAATGAACGAATTATTTGATTTGTCGATGGAATTTTTTGTAAAAGTTATGAAAATATCGCTTCCTGTTTTTATTCACGAAATATTGTGGGTACTTGGTGCAAGTATGTATGTAATGATTTTTGGAAGAATGGGAACAAATTTTGCGGCTGCAGTTCAGGTTGTAAAATCAATTAGCAGTCTTGTATTGACATTGTTGTTTGGACTTTCGAGCGCAACTTCGGCTATAATTGGTAACGAGATTGGTGCTGGAAGGGAAGAAAATGCTTACGACTATTCGATAATTTTATTAAAGGTGGCTGTTATTTTAGGAATTATTATTGGAGCAATTGTCTTTATTTTCAGTCCATTTATCCTGCAGCATGTAAATGAAAAAAGTTATCCGTTAGCAAAAGAGGTTGTAAAGGCAGAGGTATTTGTAATTTTTGTAAAAGCAATAAGTTTACAGCTGTTAGTTGGAATTTTACGTTCAGGAGGGGATACGCTCTGGACAATGTTTGTGGACTTGATTCCGCTTTGGTTTGTTGCTATCCCAATAACATATTTCTTTGGATTACATTTAGGATTTCCAGTTGTAATTGTGTATTTACTTTCATGCAGTGATGAAGTTATAAAAATATTTCCGTGTGTATGGAGATTAAAGAGCAAGAAGTGGATAAATAATCTAGTAAATTAG
- a CDS encoding tetratricopeptide repeat protein, whose amino-acid sequence MKRKIMLAMVILAIGMMSVSCFKKKKDKKKDNQQTQQQQQNKDINTDIFNLGGQAQGNPDIKNLTPEEQQHLIDNQIDPVKVSEALTKAQNGDKESIMSLAQLYYNLKDTDKVKQILQYGVDKNYPEAIYNLAVLYKEEGNTTEANKLIARLPKGSRTNAGGHQMRQIKMRPGAEAYNRGVDLIKAKRYKEAKAEFEKAYNAGIKEADIRVALLNKELKNDSEAVKWFQKAANRGVKEANYEIGAILYDGGKQTESRPYLLKAYNAGNKGLAMPIAMSYHQQNNMTEALKWYKIAAKNGDKNAAATIERIEKGGVVEEKKNDKQPKTFLGNGNSSQSLTESTLNDVKSKSKAEEASKVEIKAEKPSTTKQQQPAQTVKSDEKSSDVNIDEIMKKKAAEYNK is encoded by the coding sequence ATGAAGAGAAAAATAATGTTGGCAATGGTAATTTTAGCTATTGGGATGATGTCGGTTTCTTGTTTTAAAAAGAAAAAGGATAAGAAGAAAGATAATCAGCAGACACAACAGCAGCAACAAAACAAGGATATCAATACAGATATATTTAATCTTGGAGGACAGGCACAAGGAAATCCTGACATAAAAAACTTAACTCCTGAGGAGCAGCAACATTTAATCGACAATCAAATTGATCCAGTAAAAGTTTCAGAAGCATTGACAAAAGCTCAAAACGGAGATAAAGAATCAATTATGTCACTTGCGCAGCTTTATTACAATTTAAAAGATACAGATAAAGTGAAACAAATTTTACAATATGGTGTGGACAAAAACTATCCTGAAGCAATTTATAATTTAGCTGTACTTTATAAAGAAGAAGGAAATACTACAGAAGCAAACAAATTAATTGCGAGACTTCCTAAAGGGTCTAGAACAAATGCTGGCGGACATCAAATGCGTCAAATAAAAATGCGTCCTGGTGCAGAAGCATATAATAGAGGTGTTGACTTAATAAAAGCAAAAAGATATAAAGAGGCAAAGGCAGAGTTTGAAAAAGCGTATAATGCAGGAATAAAAGAGGCAGATATACGTGTAGCACTTTTAAATAAAGAACTTAAAAATGATTCAGAAGCAGTAAAATGGTTCCAAAAGGCTGCAAATCGTGGTGTAAAGGAAGCTAATTATGAAATTGGAGCAATTTTGTATGATGGTGGAAAACAAACTGAATCACGTCCATACCTGTTAAAAGCATATAATGCTGGAAATAAAGGGCTTGCTATGCCAATTGCAATGTCGTATCATCAACAAAATAATATGACAGAAGCTTTGAAATGGTATAAAATAGCTGCTAAAAATGGAGATAAAAATGCTGCGGCTACTATTGAAAGAATCGAAAAGGGCGGAGTAGTTGAAGAAAAGAAAAATGATAAACAGCCAAAAACATTCCTAGGAAACGGGAACTCGTCTCAAAGCTTGACAGAAAGCACTCTTAATGACGTAAAAAGTAAAAGTAAAGCAGAAGAAGCTTCAAAAGTTGAAATTAAAGCTGAAAAACCAAGTACAACTAAACAGCAACAACCTGCACAAACGGTAAAATCTGATGAAAAATCTTCAGATGTAAATATTGATGAAATTATGAAGAAAAAAGCAGCAGAATACAATAAATAA
- a CDS encoding helix-turn-helix transcriptional regulator, with protein sequence MKISRLFEIVYLLLEKKTITAKQLGEHFEVSVRTIYRDIDILSSAGIPVYFQRGKSGGIKLMDNYIINKSLFSQDEQNEILYALQSLNATNYPNNNKTLSKLSTIFNKKSDNWIKIDFSRYNCDDGALFEKIKEAILTKQTVKFNYFNTKGEHYERTADPLNLWFKEKAWYLFAYCHKKNDIRQFKITRIKNLTLTNEYFEKTIKDFEINNKKNTVENTKIIVKIDKSQAYRVYDEFSEENINKMENGDFEIIMEYPENEWIYGYLLSFGEHLKIEEPERIKKILFEKIVKMKKNYF encoded by the coding sequence ATGAAAATCAGCAGATTATTTGAAATTGTTTATTTATTACTTGAAAAAAAAACTATTACTGCAAAACAACTTGGCGAACATTTTGAAGTATCAGTGAGAACAATCTATAGAGATATTGACATTCTCTCTTCTGCTGGTATTCCAGTATATTTTCAAAGGGGAAAATCTGGCGGAATAAAGCTGATGGATAACTACATCATAAATAAATCGCTATTTTCACAAGACGAGCAAAATGAAATACTTTATGCACTTCAAAGCTTAAATGCCACTAATTATCCTAACAACAATAAAACTCTTTCAAAATTAAGCACTATTTTTAACAAAAAGTCAGACAACTGGATAAAAATAGACTTTTCAAGATATAATTGCGATGATGGTGCTTTATTTGAAAAAATTAAAGAGGCAATATTAACTAAACAAACCGTAAAATTTAACTATTTTAACACAAAAGGCGAACATTATGAAAGAACAGCAGACCCTTTAAATTTATGGTTTAAAGAAAAAGCATGGTACTTGTTTGCCTATTGCCACAAAAAAAATGATATCCGTCAATTTAAAATAACAAGAATTAAAAATCTGACTTTAACAAACGAATATTTTGAAAAAACAATCAAAGACTTTGAAATAAATAACAAGAAAAATACGGTAGAAAATACAAAAATCATAGTCAAAATAGATAAATCACAAGCATACCGTGTCTATGATGAATTTTCTGAAGAGAATATAAACAAAATGGAAAATGGCGATTTTGAAATTATAATGGAATATCCTGAAAATGAATGGATTTACGGCTATCTTCTATCTTTTGGAGAACATTTGAAGATAGAAGAGCCAGAGAGAATAAAGAAAATTTTGTTTGAAAAAATTGTAAAAATGAAGAAAAATTATTTTTAA